One genomic region from bacterium encodes:
- a CDS encoding NADH-quinone oxidoreductase subunit B, which translates to MKNKPTRVYKGPGPQEANILLTSASKVMNWAQRSSLWPLTFGLACCAIEMISAAGARYDLARFGWEVFRASPRQADLIIVSGTVTNKMAPVVKKLYDQMAEPKWVIAMGSCATCGGVFQTYSVVPGVNNIIPVDVYIPGCPPRPEALIHGIMTLQMKIDGQRNFGVDHRKVEPGYRGPTREETA; encoded by the coding sequence ATGAAGAATAAACCGACGAGAGTCTACAAGGGGCCCGGTCCCCAGGAAGCGAACATTCTTCTGACATCGGCCAGCAAGGTCATGAACTGGGCCCAGCGGTCGTCCCTGTGGCCGCTCACCTTCGGCCTTGCCTGCTGTGCCATCGAGATGATCTCCGCGGCGGGCGCCCGGTACGACCTGGCCCGCTTTGGTTGGGAGGTTTTCAGGGCTTCGCCCAGGCAGGCGGATCTCATTATCGTTTCCGGGACGGTCACCAACAAGATGGCCCCGGTGGTGAAAAAGCTCTACGACCAGATGGCCGAGCCCAAGTGGGTCATCGCCATGGGGAGCTGCGCCACCTGCGGAGGAGTTTTCCAGACCTACAGCGTCGTTCCGGGAGTCAACAACATTATCCCGGTGGACGTGTACATCCCGGGGTGCCCGCCCCGCCCCGAGGCCCTGATCCACGGGATCATGACCCTCCAGATGAAGATCGACGGGCAGAGGAACTTCGGGGTCGACCACAGGAAAGTGGAGCC
- the ndhC gene encoding NADH-quinone oxidoreductase subunit A, whose product MREDLIVGYLPIFIFLLVVGVIGIGMLAASHVMGLLRKNTNEEKTSTYECGMTPIKDARRRFDIRFYLVAMLFIIFDIEVVFLYPWAILFDKFDPVIFGFIEMILFMVVLLFGYAYIWRKGALDWR is encoded by the coding sequence TTGAGGGAAGATCTCATTGTCGGTTACCTGCCCATCTTTATTTTTCTGCTGGTCGTGGGTGTCATCGGTATCGGGATGCTCGCTGCTTCCCACGTCATGGGCCTGCTCCGCAAGAACACCAACGAGGAGAAAACGTCGACCTATGAATGCGGAATGACGCCCATCAAGGACGCCCGCCGCCGGTTCGACATCCGCTTCTACCTCGTGGCCATGCTGTTCATCATCTTCGACATCGAGGTGGTGTTCCTTTATCCGTGGGCCATCCTGTTCGACAAATTCGACCCGGTGATATTCGGGTTTATCGAAATGATCCTGTTCATGGTGGTTCTGCTGTTCGGATATGCCTATATCTGGAGAAAGGGTGCGTTGGACTGGCGATGA